The Bradysia coprophila strain Holo2 chromosome X unlocalized genomic scaffold, BU_Bcop_v1 contig_12, whole genome shotgun sequence genome window below encodes:
- the LOC119067197 gene encoding cyclin-dependent kinase-like 4, whose translation MDKWFGQKRLWLFGNHMPRRPRGSGQMDRFEKLSRLGEGSYGVVYKCRDRDTGDLVAVKRFVESEDDPAIRKIALREIRLLKNLQHPNIVSLLEVFRKKRRLHLVFEFCEHTVLHELDRYPKGCPDNLIKQILYQTLQGVDYCHAQGCLHRDIKPENILITAQGHVKLCDFGFARMLSPGENYTDYVATRWYRSPELLVGDTQYGTPVDVWAIGCLFAELLRGEALWPGRSDVDQLYLIRKTLGELLPRHLMIFNQNEYFRGVTLPVPATIEPLESKLPEKVLQNLATTDFLKKCLDKDPMKRWSCERLIGHPYFEDYIQSQSKADVPGLSRTKSKQSNMSLPLLSSTTEATKTSLKIQNIPSEHHFPTI comes from the exons atggACAAATGGTTTGGACAAAAACGTCTGTGGCTTTTTGGTAACCATATGCCAAGAAG ACCTCGCGGCTCTGGGCAGATGGATCGCTTCGAAAAACTTAGTCGCTTAGGTGAAGGTTCATATGGTGTGGTGTACAAATGCCGAGACCGAGACACTGGAGATTTGGTAGCTGTAAAACGATTTGTTGAGTCTGAAGACGATCCGGCAATTCGGAAGATAGCTTTGAGAGAAATTAGGCTCTTAAAG AATCTTCAGCATCCGAATATTGTCAGTCTTTTGGAAGTGTTCCGAAAAAAGCGACGTTTACACTTAGTGTTTGAGTTTTGTGAACATACAGTGCTTCATGAATTGGATCGATATCCAAAG GGTTGCCCagacaatttaattaaacaaatacTGTATCAAACACTGCAGGGTGTGGATTATTGTCATGCTCAAGGATGCCTACACCGTGATATTAAGCCAGAAAATAT ACTTATAACTGCACAAGGACATGTTAAACTGTGTGACTTTGGTTTCGCAAGAATGTTAA GTCCTGGTGAAAACTATACCGATTATGTAGCGACTAGATGGTATCGATCGCCAGAGTTACTTGTAGGCGATACACAATATGGTACTCCGGTTGACGTGTGGGCGATTGGAT GTCTTTTCGCTGAACTTTTAAGAGGTGAAGCTCTATGGCCTGGAAGAAGTGACGTTGATCAACTGTACTTAATACGGAAAACACTTGGTGAACTGTTACCAAGACATTTGATGATATTCAaccaaaatgaatattttagg GGAGTAACTTTACCTGTTCCTGCAACAATAGAACCGCTCGAAAGTAAGCTACCTGAAAAAGTGCTGCAGAATTTGGCAACAACCGACTTCTTAAAA aaatgtCTCGACAAGGACCCAATGAAGCGGTGGTCTTGTGAACGCCTAATTGGCCATCCGTATTTTGAAGACTACATTCAGAGTCAAAGTAAAGCAGATGTACCTGGTCTATCACGAACAAAGTCTAAG caATCAAATATGTCGTTGCCATTACTTTCGTCAACGACCGAAGCAACAAAAACgtctttgaaaattcaaaatattccgTCTGAACATCATTTTCCTACGATTTAG